A genomic region of Metopolophium dirhodum isolate CAU chromosome 1, ASM1992520v1, whole genome shotgun sequence contains the following coding sequences:
- the LOC132933824 gene encoding uncharacterized protein LOC132933824: MKAIYSMFFYISLAIALCPSNVSTFCGNDEQIEDLKTALIIHETSYTVMTTLSAIPITGAALTFVHVMSAGQFALRLNEAFDEMENSLNKNHINYSQCLEILEKTETANTVIKSTGLGFSLASMIPGVGLALLPPRIAASISAMFLIRDGLAFWQKTGCQYATTRDCYL, translated from the coding sequence atgaaagcaATTTACTCTAtgtttttttacatatcgttagcAATTGCATTATGTCCATCCAATGTTTCCACGTTCTGTGGGAACGATGAACAGATCGAAGATTTGAAAACGGCCCTAATAATTCACGAAACCAGTTACACAGTAATGACAACATTGAGCGCAATACCGATAACCGGTGCGGCGTTAACGTTCGTACACGTGATGTCTGCCGGTCAGTTTGCTTTGCGATTGAATGAAGCGTTTGATGAAATGGAAAATTCTTTGAATAAGAATCATATAAACTACAGTCAGTGTTTAGAAATCTTAGAAAAAACGGAAACAGCAAACACAGTCATCAAGTCAACTGGTCTTGGGTTCTCTCTTGCGTCAATGATACCGGGTGTCGGTTTGGCACTTTTACCTCCGAGGATAGCTGCATCGATATCTGCTATGTTCCTTATAAGAGACGGTTTAGCATTTTGGCAAAAGACCGGTTGCCAATATGCTACAACAAGAGATTGTTATTTATAG